TCTCGCTGTGCTGGACGGTATGGGCGGCCACGCGGACGGGGAGAAGGCGGCCCAGGTCGCCATCGACACCATCGTCGAGGCCTTTCGCTCGAGCCCGCGCCCCTTGATCGACCCGATGGGTTTCCTGCGCCTCGCCATCAACGACGCGCACGATGCCGTGGTCGCCCTGGGCAAGGCCCTGCCCATGGCGTCGAAGCCGCGCGCCACCTGCGCCGCGTGCCTGATCCAGGAAGGCGAGGCGTGCTGGGCGCACGTCGGCGACAGCCGAATCTACCTGCTGCGCGGGGATAAGGTGCTCCAGCGCACGCGCGATCACAGCCACGTGGAGCTGCTGCGCCGCGAAGGGCTGATCTCCGAAGAAGACATGCACACCCACCCGATGCGCAACTACGTGGAGTTCTGCCTCGGCGGTGAGCCCGAGTATCCCGGCATGGACGTCTCGCCCGTACGCAAGCTCGAAGCGGGCGACCGCCTGCTCCTGTGCTCCGATGGGTTGTGGGGTGGCCTCAAGGAAGTGGAGGTCGCTTCCCTCGGCGCCGAGGAGACTTCCGACCTGCAACAGCAGCTCGAGGCGCTCGCCGACGTTGCCGTGGCCGCCAACTCACCCTACGCCGACAACACGACCGCCGCGGTGGTACGTTTCCTCTCCACCTAGACTGCCCTTCAAACCCACGGACGGAAATGGAACGGATGCGCCCAAGCGGACGAGCGCTGGATCAACTTCGCGAAGTCACCTTCGAACGCGGCTTCACCCGCCATGCGGAGGGCTCGGTCCTCGTGCGCTTCGGTGATACGCACGTGTTGTGCACCGCCAGCGTGGAGGAACGCGTACCGCCCTTTCGCCGCGGCAGTGGCAGCGGCTGGCTGACCGCCGAGTACGCCATGTTGCCCCGCGCTACCACCACCCGCAGCCAGCGCGAAACACGCGGCCAAGGGGGGCGGACGAAAGAGATTCAGCGCTTGATCGGCCGCTCCCTGCGCGCGGCCTGCGATCTCAGCGCGCTCGGCGAGCGCACGATCACCGTAGACTGTGACGTTCTGCAGGCCGACGGCGGCACCCGCTGCGCGTCCATCTGCGGCGGCTACGTGGCGCTCGCTGACGCTATAGATGGACTGATCCGCGCGGGATCCCTTAGGGAAAATCCCCTACACGGCAACCTCGCCGCCGTCTCCGTGGGCATCTACCAAGGCCAGGCGGTGCTCGACCTGGACTACGCCGAAGACAGCCAAGCCGAGACCGACATGAACGTGGTCATGAACGATGCGGGCGCCTTCATCGAGGTGCAGGGCACGGCCGAGGGCCATGCGTTCCGGCGCGAAGAACTCGACCAGATGCTCAACCTTGCCTCCCATGGCTGCCAGGCGCTGATCGGCCTGCAGCGTACGGCGCTGGCGACGGACTGACGGCCGGAGACGACGATGGAGCGCCTTGTCCTCGCCTCCGGCAATGCCGGCAAGCTACGGGAACTCACCGCCGTCCTGGCCCCGCTGCAGATCGAAGTCGTACCCCAGTCGGCCTTCGACGTGCCGACGGCGGAAGAGACGGGCACCACCTTCGTCGAGAACGCCATCATCAAGGCGCGCCACGCCGCGCGCCACTGCGCCCTGCCCGCCCTCGCCGATGACTCGGGACTGCTGGTGGATGCCCTAGGGGGCGCACCAGGCGTGCACTCGGCGCGCTACGCCGGCCCCTTCGCGAGCGATGCCGACAACGTGGCCCGGCTGTTGGGCGCCCTAACCGATTTGCCCACCGAAGAGCGCACCGCCAGCTTCTACTGCGTCCTTGTGCTCATGCGATCAGAGGCCGACCCAATGCCACTGCTAGCTGACGGCCGGTGGCCAGGGCGCATCACCACCGCACCCACCGGCGATGGCGGCTTCGGCTACGACCCGGTATTCGTGCCCGATGGCTACGAGCTGACCGCCGCCCAGCTGGGGGCGGAGGAGAAGAACCGCGTCAGCCATCGCGCCCAAGCGCTCGCCAGCCTGGCCGAGCTCATGCAGGCCCGGTCGGGCGGCTAGGGCGCCGTGGCATCGACGCCGCAGGCGGGCCCGACGCCCGACGCACCGCGCTCGGCACACGAGGCGTTGCCAGCGGCACATCCACCAACGTCGCTCTACATCCACATCCCCTGGTGCGTGCGCAAGTGCCCCTACTGCGACTTCAACTCGCACCATCTGCGCGGAGAGCTGCCCGCCACCGAGTACGTCGACGCACTCCTGGAAGACCTGAGACTCGACCTCGAGCAACAGCCCTGGCCCGGCGGCGACCTAACGAGCATCTTCATCGGCGGCGGCACGCCGAGCCTGCTGCCTGCAAAGGAACTCGACCGCCTGCTCGAGCACGTCGCACGCCTGGTCCCGTGCCCTCAGCAGATGGAGATCACCCTGGAGGCAAACCCGGGCACGGTGGAGCGTGGCACCTTCCGAGAGCTGCGTGCAGCAGGCGTGAATCGGGTGTCCTTAGGCATCCAGTCCTTCGACGAAGGTCACCTTCGCGACCTCGGCCGGATTCACGATGGCGAGCAGGCAGACCTTGCGATCCGCGAGGCCCAAGCCCACTTCGAACGTATCAACCTCGACCTGATGTACGCCCTGCCGAGGCAAACCCTGGAGGGCTGCCTGGAGGACCTCGCGCGAGCGATCGACTACGGCACCGAGCACCTGTCGCATTACGAGCTCACGATCGAGCCGAACACGGTGTTCTCGCGCTACGAACCCGCAGGGCTGCCCGACGAGGACCTGGCCGGCGACATGCGCGAGGCCAGTGAGACCCATCTCGCCCGGGCCGGACTGCGCGCCTACGAAGTCTCCGCCTACGCCCGCCACGATGGCGCCCGCGCCCTGCACAACCTCAATTACTGGAGTTTCGGTGATTACCTCGCCATCGGGGCGGGCGCTCACGGCAAGCGTTCCACCCTGGAGAGCGCCGCCCAGCGGGTAGCCTCCATCACGCGGTCGCGAAAGGTGCGCAGCCCTCGCGCCTACCTGGAGGCGGCCGGGGCGCCGCAACGCATCGCCGATTCGCAAACCCTCGAAGGACAAGCGCTGGTGGGCGAATTCATGCTTAACGCCCTGCGCCTGGTGGGCGGATTCTCGGAGGAGACCTTCGAGCGGCGCGTTGGCCTGTCGCGAGAGCTGATTCGCCCCCATCTGGAGGCGGCGGCCGTGGACGGCCTGTTGCGTCAACCGGTTGACGGCCACTGGCAGCCCACCAGCCGCGGTCGGGCCTTCTTGAACGATCTCCAAGCCCGGTTTATCGACTAGGCGCCCAGGCCAACCCGTCGTTATTCACATCGATCCGCAGGGCGGTGACATCGCGGGTTGACATCTAACTGTCATCTTCCTCGATTTTTTCGGCGCGCCTAACTTATTGATTTCAAGGGCCGTCTAACTTGCGTCGGAGATTATTTGCGGGAGCTGTCTAAAATTCTGAGACAAGGTGGTGAAGATGTGACCAGCCGTTTCATCCACACAGTTATCCACAGCCCTTGAAAGCGGCAGAAAAGCCGTCACATTACCGTCACTTACGACGATCACCGAAGCTAGCATGGCAACAGATCGCCGCGCTTGCTGAGGGCACCGACCTTCGCCGAACGACGCGGGGCTGGACGCCTTCGAAGACAGCTGCCATCATTGCCGGCTCCGTGTGATGCCCTCACTACCCACTCAAGGAATCGCTCGCCATGAAATCCGGCGTTCACCCGAATTACGAGACCATCACGGTGGTCTGCAACTGCGGAAACACCTTCGAGACGCGTTCGACGCTCGGTCAGGATCTGACCGTGGAAGTGTGTTCCAGCTGCCACCCGTTCTACACGGGCCAGCAGAAGATCGTCGACACGGCCGGTCGCGTCGACAAGTTCCGCAAGAAGTACGGCCTGAAGAAGAAGGCCTAATCGGCGACGGGCAGGTCGGCCGGCGAATCCGGCGGCCTGCTCACCAGGTCTTCCACTTCGCCCAGACTGGCCCGACGCTCGGGACGACCGTCCACCGGGCTTGCCGGCGCCTCGCGGATCGCATCCCCCGCCAGCACCACCACCTCGTACTCCAAGCCGTCCACCGTGAACTGGTGGCGCGGGCAGCGCCGTGTACGGTCGCCGAGGTAGCGCAGCTGCACATCCGAGGTGCGGAAGGCCATGTCGGCGTCCAGCAGGCGCCGCGGGATGTCCTCGGCGCTATCCGTGTGCAGATGGAGCGTGATCGGCATGTGCTCGGACACGGCGCCACTCAGCACACCACCGACTA
This DNA window, taken from Pseudomonadota bacterium, encodes the following:
- a CDS encoding protein phosphatase 2C domain-containing protein; translation: MRIQSAKTSHPGERETNQDRVAIVAEKDCVLLAVLDGMGGHADGEKAAQVAIDTIVEAFRSSPRPLIDPMGFLRLAINDAHDAVVALGKALPMASKPRATCAACLIQEGEACWAHVGDSRIYLLRGDKVLQRTRDHSHVELLRREGLISEEDMHTHPMRNYVEFCLGGEPEYPGMDVSPVRKLEAGDRLLLCSDGLWGGLKEVEVASLGAEETSDLQQQLEALADVAVAANSPYADNTTAAVVRFLST
- the rph gene encoding ribonuclease PH; this translates as MRPSGRALDQLREVTFERGFTRHAEGSVLVRFGDTHVLCTASVEERVPPFRRGSGSGWLTAEYAMLPRATTTRSQRETRGQGGRTKEIQRLIGRSLRAACDLSALGERTITVDCDVLQADGGTRCASICGGYVALADAIDGLIRAGSLRENPLHGNLAAVSVGIYQGQAVLDLDYAEDSQAETDMNVVMNDAGAFIEVQGTAEGHAFRREELDQMLNLASHGCQALIGLQRTALATD
- the rdgB gene encoding RdgB/HAM1 family non-canonical purine NTP pyrophosphatase; this translates as MERLVLASGNAGKLRELTAVLAPLQIEVVPQSAFDVPTAEETGTTFVENAIIKARHAARHCALPALADDSGLLVDALGGAPGVHSARYAGPFASDADNVARLLGALTDLPTEERTASFYCVLVLMRSEADPMPLLADGRWPGRITTAPTGDGGFGYDPVFVPDGYELTAAQLGAEEKNRVSHRAQALASLAELMQARSGG
- the hemW gene encoding radical SAM family heme chaperone HemW → MASTPQAGPTPDAPRSAHEALPAAHPPTSLYIHIPWCVRKCPYCDFNSHHLRGELPATEYVDALLEDLRLDLEQQPWPGGDLTSIFIGGGTPSLLPAKELDRLLEHVARLVPCPQQMEITLEANPGTVERGTFRELRAAGVNRVSLGIQSFDEGHLRDLGRIHDGEQADLAIREAQAHFERINLDLMYALPRQTLEGCLEDLARAIDYGTEHLSHYELTIEPNTVFSRYEPAGLPDEDLAGDMREASETHLARAGLRAYEVSAYARHDGARALHNLNYWSFGDYLAIGAGAHGKRSTLESAAQRVASITRSRKVRSPRAYLEAAGAPQRIADSQTLEGQALVGEFMLNALRLVGGFSEETFERRVGLSRELIRPHLEAAAVDGLLRQPVDGHWQPTSRGRAFLNDLQARFID
- the rpmE gene encoding 50S ribosomal protein L31, which codes for MKSGVHPNYETITVVCNCGNTFETRSTLGQDLTVEVCSSCHPFYTGQQKIVDTAGRVDKFRKKYGLKKKA